The nucleotide window GCCTGGGCGACGTCGGTGGCGACCTGCACGCGGGAGACCCAAGAGGAGAGCGGGGTGAACCCGGGGTTCCGCGGGTTGCGGAGACACTCGGCGAGGCTGGCGCCGGGGACGAACTCGTAGACCAGGTAAACGTGGTCACCGGAGGGGGAGGCGCCGAGGAGGCGGACGAGGCTGCTGTGGTGGGACCTGCCAAGGGCGGCGAGGCGGGCGGGGAGCTCGCGGGGGTGGCGGCGGAGGGGGCGCTGGATAACGACGACGTCTCGACCACGGAGAACGCAGCGccaggcggaggaggaggcgctGGGGAGGCGCTTGGCGAGGAAGTTGTTGGTGGCGGCGCAGAGCTCCGGGAAGTGGTAGACAGCGGGGGCCTCCGGGAGGGCGCCGCGAAGGGAGGCGAGGCTGAGggcggacgaggaggaggaggcagcaaAGGAAGAGGCAGAGGAGGAGGGTTTAGGTCCGGACGACGAATCGGAGTGGTTGGATGTAGGGGGCAGGCGGCCGGGACGGCTACCGGTTCCCGCGCTGACCTCGCCGGAGgaagcggcggtggcggcggaggaCTTGGAATGGGACCTGGATCTAGGTTGGGAGGCCATGGTGGCGGCTCTGGACTTGCACATTGAGCGAGATCATAAAACTCGCGGAGATGGGGAGTTGTGGTAACGGCGACGGAGAAGTGGTGATCGCGACGAGGGAAAAGGCATGTGTCGAGGGTGCCGCGCCGAACACGTTCCGTGACGCTTTACCCCTTGTTATTATTCGCAAGGCGTTTTACTAGTAAAAGGTTGCTCACAGGAAAGCCAAATACATTCAgtatgacttcttcttcttcttcgtctataTACTATGAATGATTCATCCTTAAGAACCGGTCCTGTGCTCGAATTGTTAGGTATATTTCCAGCATCTGTCTGTGGAATTCGGCCAGACTAATAATGCACCATTTGCTTCCTTCTCTCAGGTGGCTGCAGCAGACACTCTGGCACCCGAGCATAATGTTACAGGAAGAACACGGACAGCCCATGTGTTTGTAGTTCGTCCTCCTTTCGAGGTTTAGCTGGCCGTCTTCTCCATTGCTGATGGGTGTTAAGGTTCTTGCTCTTCGCCTACTAAgcataaaattcaaataaaattGGTTGACTGATTCTTTTCTaatcaaaaagataataacagtccAATTGGGCATGAACCAAAAATGCCAAAGCAGGCAGCTCATTTGGGATTAACAGTCCAATTGCTAGGAACCATTGTCTTCTTCTCTCTATCCAAAATTGATGTGGTGCATGGTTTGTAGATCCACTAGGTTGGATCGAGACTGTCATATGCATTGGCATTGGGGTCGTATCTAACACACCAGATTTTTTGCTCCTTGAAGCGGACAAAACACAAGCTCTCCAATCTGTTGGAGTTGCACCCCAGCCATTGAGACACAAAGATGCTCAAATCGATGTACAACTGAGATTGACAAGACACTCTTTGCCTCCTCCAATCTTTCTAGGGAAATGAGGAGCAGAACCCAACAccattctgctgctgctgctgctgcatctctttctctctctgtcctGCTAAGGttttagtctccatttgttattTTCTATGTTCGCTGGCAGCTCTTTCCCTGCTTTGGTTTCCCGGAACCGATGGAAGTACTGTCCTCAGTGTCGTTCAGAAGAAAATGAATGTGTTTTTATGGACTCTTGGAATTCAGTATCACTGCTGCTCTTCTCTCAGCAATCACATCACTGAAAGCTACTTAACATTATATTTTAGGGCTTATTATCAAAGAGAAGGAACAGTGAGTCTTAGAAGCATGCTTGATTCATTATGATCTCAAGCTTGTATCTGAACTCACAAGCAAGTCTGCAGTCAATAAAAATTCTCCCACCTGCCACCACCAAATTATCAACTGTATCACTGATCTAGCTTGGCTGAGCATGTGCTTCCTCAAAGGGAACCAAGATAAAAGAATACGAACAGAAAGAAATCGAGTACTCCATGATTTCTGCATGGTTATCAGACACTTGGGATTTTGTTTCACTGAAGAATCTATCACAGAGCCTCCACCTCTGCATCCCTGACAAGTTGAAGGATTGCCGTCTTTCTATGCTACACAGGCTAACATATGAAGCCTTCTGTTCTTTGAATCTTTCCTTGCCCATCCTGCAGTGGCTGCACCATATCTCACCACTGATCATGTTCGTACACGAACAGTGCAAGCAGAGTGCGCTGTTTAGCAAAATGTTGGCAGTCTACAGTACTTGTCATTACCCAGAAGACACATCGAACCTTACAAATGCTATTTTTCCTCTCACACCAGAAAGGAATTAGTGGGTTGATTAACTCTACAGACATACAGCTCCTTATAAGCCATTGATAGAGAGACATGGTTTAGAATTGAAATGatgtgtttcttttttctttattttccaacATGTCTAATATTAATTTGTCTTTTTCTTGGATTCTAACAATGAAAACCTCAGAGCCAAGAGCGACAGGGCCACTGTGTGTCTGTGTCCATAATGTTGTCATCATGTATCTGTTCCATGTCTTTTCTCTTTTTGTCATGGGGAAAAAGACACCATTTCCTATTGTGACAGTCATTTGGTAGGTAAACTATCATGTTTGGTGCTTAACCATCCTAAGAAGCACAAGTACTTCTGCTAACTAATGTTGTACACCACTCACAATTTTTAGTGCAAAGATTGGACAAAGAGTCTTTCTGCCTTCTGCAGCCAGCAGTGATAAGTCCCTTCTCTCTACTTCCTGTTGCATGAGTCATCACCTAACACTGAAGAGAAGCCACCAAGCAACCAGTGTTATGAGAAGCGTATGATTTTGTCACCTTACAGGATATGGCAGCCACTGCTTCGATCGATTCTTAAGTTGTATCTATGCCCGGGGGTGACAAATCTTGCACACAGCCCTATGGCTGGGACTTGCATCGAGTGGATTGATGTGACACTTCTTCGACCAGACATATCCAGAGATCCAACTGAAACATTGCTGTATTTACCTGCATATTTTGTAATCTGTAGAAGAAATACGATGAAGGGGAGGGAGCCAAAACAAGCTAGAGGTAGATCAGATGCATGGTCTCCAAAAGTACAGGAATAGTTTCTTTGTAGATGGTGATTGATGGTAGCCCATGAGTTCCTGACACAAACATGCATGCAGCCAAGAGGCTGGAAGACTTGATTGAAACTAGACAAGCATATATTCTGACTCGTTTATCATTCCCATCCTCTTATATACTTGTGTGTCATCTATCCATCTGTCTCCTTACCTTGTTACAATGGTCTAAGGCCATTCTAGCTCAATGTTGAGAGTCTGAGAAATGGGGAGGGCTCCATGTTGTGACAAGGCAAATGTCAAGAAAGGTCCTTGGTCTCCAGAGGAAGACAAGCAGCTGAAGGAGTACATAGAGAAGCATGGAACTGGTGGAAACTGGATCACTCTCCCTCGGAAAGCTGGTAAGGGAAGGAGTGATCATGGTTGATGACTTGTATTATACTCATCCGTTGCTCTTTTGTGTTGCCTTCTCGGAGTGATGGTTGTTGCATGGGTAACGAGGACAGGTCTGAGAAGGTGTGGAAAGAGTTGCAGGCTGAGATGGCTCAACTATTTGAGGCCTAACTTAAAGCTTGGGGATTTCTCTGATGATGAAGATAGGGTCATCTGCAGCCTGTTTGCTGCCATTGGAAGCAGGTGATCTGATCCATTCTTGCACATATATCTGTGCTTGTTCAACCCCATGTATCCATTTGATGTTAGCACATGTAGtccatcttctctctcttctccttaAAAGAGAACAGCATCTCTTCTATAAAACACCAAGCAAGATCTTCTGTATGCATGCATGAAGTAATCTGTCTCTCATATGCCAAGATCACAAAGTGCAGATGGTCCATCATAGCAGCCCAGCTCCCAGGGAGGACTGACAATgacatcaagaactactggaacaccaaATTGAAGAAAAAGCTCCTGGGCTTACCACCATCTCACAGAAAGCctcatcatcatcagcagcagcCAATGTTCTTCCCATCGACCTTGGAGACCACGGCTTCATTCTCATCATCAGCACCAGGCCTAGAAGGCATCCCAATCTCCCCATATCTCTTGAGTTACTCCACACCCGCCTCTGCCTTCCCTCTTCCTCAAATCCCAGCACATCAAAGTGGTGGTCGTATCATGCTTGGAGGTCACCAGCAGAGCTGCAGTTCGGATGATGGAATCAGCACGCAGATCTGTAACGGAGGAAGAGAGCATCTAGTGCTCGACAACTCCCTCTATGGAGGCTTGGAGATTGAGAAGCTGCTACTCGGTGAACGATCACTAGGATGCAACTCTGAGGAGATCAAGGCTATTGTTTGTCCAAGTAGTGTCTATCTGGATGGCAAAGACGGTGCAAGAAGGGGCTATTGACATGAAACACTTCCCTTGTGGTGTGAGAAGATCACTTTGACAGTAGAGGAGCTTGGAAAATGGTGTTGGGTTTCCTTGGATTCACTTCCCTTTTGTTGTATGTGAGTCTGGTCCTGACAAGATCCCCTTGGCTCATCATCCAAGAGCTGAATCTAACGTGCTTGACTGCCATCAGTGTGTCAGTGACTTCAAGTCTTCCAAGGACACCATCGAGAACCGAAACAAAGCAGGGAACATTGACCTTCACCACTCCTTAAGTCTTCTTCATCGAGTTAGCTTCCTCCCTGTGCCATTGCTGTAGAGATCCCTAAGAAAAGAAAGTAGGAAGAGGCTTTAAAGCTGTGAATGCCTTCCTTTATCTCCATCAGAACTTTGCTGTGGTGATTGCCATCCGCCAAAGAACAAAAGAACAGATACACATTTCTGTATGTTTCAGATGCCACACATAAATGCTGCACATTTTGGAGTTTAGCGCGAACTCAGATCAGCTTTGTGGGGAGCTTTCCAGTGTTCTTGAGTTCCGCTATTCCAAGAATGAACGAGAAAGAACAATGATGCCAACAAGATAAGACTAGCTTGAATGGGAATATAGGTGAAACTTGGATCAATCAGAATCGATTCAGGACCACTTGCATAAGAAATCTAAAGAAGGAACTCGAATGTTCGTTCGATAGTTAAGGCTCGCTTGAATGCTTATTTATAATCGATTTGTATAAAGATCAAGATCGAAGATTTTTCAACATGACCTCTATGATACTTAAGTTAGTAATCGAATGAgagaatataattttaataaatagtAATTAACCTCTATTACAAGAACTCATGTGGTCCTTTATACTGAGTTAATTAGAGGAAAATAATCTACAGCATAAGCAAAATGATTTCCATCTGATTGTTTTTAAGgtactaaaaaaattattttggactGATATTGACCTGATTATTGATTAAgttatatcatatttgaaaattaaatattttctacGATCTAATGAATTAAAAAGCTCGATTATCACCATTAAAATACTATTAAGTTTAGAAGCCGAAACACCAACATTCCAACTCAAACATGCATTTAATTTCAATTATTATCTTGATTTAATAATTAAGAGATCAAAGAGAATTTAAGGATTTGAGATTTAGTCCTTTTCTCGATGATTGACTCTGAATCGTGGTCAAAGACACGAGTTAGAATCTTAAAAATCTTGATTGACTAACATCCAAGTCTAACGATCGTGACATGACACGTAAAAGGATCCCAAATCGTATACTaataatgattattttatttgaaatataaTCTTTAGACAGTCTCACCAAAAACATTAGCGCAGTAGAAACAAGCAATTAGGTAGCTAACAACATCACGTACGCTTTATTATTCGCCATGCACGTACGTAACAAGGCGTTCTAAGTAGAACCAATGCTCCGTTCTCGATCTACTCATCCATGCTTATAAGGCAGCGAAGGCTTTCGCCCTTCAACATGTAGTCGAACGCCTTGTTGATGTCCGAGAATGGAACACTGCGTTATGAACTTCTCCACTTCCAGTTGCTGCAGGTGGAAAGAAAGAAACACGTCAGTTCATCTCCGTTCTGATGAGACCGTCTTCAGCATTCGACAGGAGAGAGCTCACCTTCTTCATGTACATGTCGACCACCGAGGGCAGATCCGTCCTAGGCTTGTAGTTCCCGAAGAAGGTTCCTCTCAGTGTCCTCTCGTTCAGCAAGTTCATCGGCTTCGTCATGAACATGTCGTCCTTGTTGGGAACCCCCACCAACACAGCAACACCCCATCCCTGACAAGCATGAATCAACCAGAAGACAATGAGAATGGCTGTTCGTCCTTCGAGAGTAGTAATTAACCATGTCGCAGTCCTATCACGCACATCATGAACGCATTCAAACGCGGACATCATAGCCTTGACGTTGCCGGTGCACTCCACGCTCCTGTCGACTCCACCATTGGTCATTTCAGCAATCACCTAAGGGAGACAACAAGAACTGAGTTTAGTCCTGCAGATCTTGTAGGTTTTGTGGCCAAACATTCGAGAAACATGCAACCTCCTGCACTGGTCTGTCATGATCTTTAGGGTTCACGAACTCGGTGATGCCAAACTTCTTCGCTGCTCATAAAGAAGCCAAAATGGTGATCAAGTGGTTGAGAAAGCAAATGTTGCCAAGAAAACTTAAAACTCACCCACTTCAAATCTGCTGGGATTTAAGTCGACACCGATGATTCGGGATGCGCCGGCGATTCTTGCGCCTTCTGCAGCCTACAAACCAGAGATCAGAGTAAATGTTTTAGAAGTAGTAGATCTATGGTAATCGATTCATCAGTGTTCTATATATGTAAGACTTACAGCAAGACCTACAGCTCCCAATCCAAATATCGCAACTGTTGAACCTTTTTTAGGCTTGGCAACATTGAGTGTGGCTCCGAGCCCTGAGGGGAAAAGGGATGGAACATTCTATTTCTAATCTCAAAGAGGGTGGGGGTGGTGGTGAAGAGAGTGTTGATTATACCTGTCGATATGCCACAGCTGAGGACACAAACTTTGTCAAGAGGTGCAGATTTGTCGATCTTAGTAAGGCAGCCAACATGGACGACTGTGTACTCGCTGAAGGTGGAGGTTCCCAGGAAGTGGTAAATGGGATTGCCGTTCTTAGAGAACCGGGCGTTTCCATCGCCAATCATCACACCT belongs to Musa acuminata AAA Group cultivar baxijiao chromosome BXJ1-11, Cavendish_Baxijiao_AAA, whole genome shotgun sequence and includes:
- the LOC135596575 gene encoding transcription factor RAX2-like; translation: MGRAPCCDKANVKKGPWSPEEDKQLKEYIEKHGTGGNWITLPRKAGLRRCGKSCRLRWLNYLRPNLKLGDFSDDEDRVICSLFAAIGSRWSIIAAQLPGRTDNDIKNYWNTKLKKKLLGLPPSHRKPHHHQQQPMFFPSTLETTASFSSSAPGLEGIPISPYLLSYSTPASAFPLPQIPAHQSGGRIMLGGHQQSCSSDDGISTQICNGGREHLVLDNSLYGGLEIEKLLLGERSLGCNSEEIKAIVCPSSVYLDGKDGARRGY
- the LOC135596576 gene encoding LOW QUALITY PROTEIN: alcohol dehydrogenase 1-like (The sequence of the model RefSeq protein was modified relative to this genomic sequence to represent the inferred CDS: inserted 2 bases in 1 codon); its protein translation is MASTAGSIIPCKAAVAWEAGKPLVIEQVEVAPPKAMEVRVKIKYTSLCHTDVYFWEAKGQAPLFPRIFGHEAAGIVESVGEGVTDLEVGDHVLPVFTGECKECAHCKSQESNMCDLLRINTDRGVMIGDGNARFSKNGNPIYHFLGTSTFSEYTVVHVGCLTKIDKSAPLDKVCVLSCGISTGLGATLNVAKPKKGSTVAIFGLGAVGLAAAEGARIAGASRIIGVDLNPSRFEVAKKFGITEFVNPKDHDRPVQEVIAEMTNGGVDRSVECTGNVKAMMSAFECVHDGWGVAVLVGVPNKDDMFMTKPMNLLNERTLRGTFFGNYKPRTDLPSVVDMYMKKQLEVEKFITXSVPFSDINKAFDYMLKGESLRCLISMDE